Proteins encoded in a region of the Neodiprion virginianus isolate iyNeoVirg1 chromosome 2, iyNeoVirg1.1, whole genome shotgun sequence genome:
- the LOC124297570 gene encoding sex-determining region Y protein-like isoform X2 — MEGEAAGPSSGQKNTLDDAVGKLLQGYDWTLLPVTSKASGRRGGHIKRPMNAFMVWAQAARRKLSYQYPHLHNSELSKTLGKLWRILSDRDKQPFVEEAQRLRSAHKKQHPEYKYQPRRRKQKLAEQAGMVLAQCIVPTTTSFDSPTGSTGDCGYGRLLYHEAGKAYDLPTSYYAANPSRTYGDPSMVPSNLPPPVKFPQRPDHDKVYAEKQAYDGQTQPPKYELPKTHPDSKRQDLLHARYLHHHHHHHHHRHEENGGVPKFVEPQPRAYDLPKITDAMKTYPENLKYPHDSSAAMKPSYTCFHSDYHPLEGYAAAHSDGDHQPQGVPPGHSFYPYVTAATSIAQPPYYMGPR, encoded by the exons ATGGAGGGAGAAGCTGCAGGACCATCCAGTGGTCAGAAGAACACGTTGGATGACGCGGTTGGAAAATTGCTACAAG GTTACGACTGGACGCTTTTACCAGTCACATCGAAAGCCAGTGGTCGCCGGGGTGGCCACATTAAAAGACCGATGAACGCTTTCATGGTGTGGGCTCAAGCAGCGAGAAGAAAGCTCTCCTATCAGTATCCGCATCTCCACAACTCGGAGCTGTCAAAGACCCTCGGAAAATTGTGGCG AATCTTGAGTGACAGAGACAAACAACCGTTCGTCGAAGAAGCGCAAAGACTACGAAGCGCTCACAAGAAACAGCATCCTGAGTACAAG TATCAGCCGAGGCGAAGAAAGCAAAAATTGGCCGAGCAGGCCGGCATGGTGCTTGCGCAATGCATCGTCCCAACCACAACGAGCTTCGACTCACCGACTGGATCGACGGGAGACTGCGGCTATGGACGGCTGTTGTATCACGAAGCCGGCAAGGCCTACGATCTACCGACGTCGTACTACGCGGCTAATCCGTCGAGGACATACGGAGATCCATCAATGGTGCCATCCAACCTACCGCCACCAGTAAAGTTCCCGCAGCGACCCGACCACGATAAGGTATACGCCGAGAAGCAAGCCTACGACGGTCAGACGCAGCCCCCAAAGTACGAACTACCAAAAACACACCCTGATTCCAAGCGTCAGGACCTGTTGCACGCTAGGTATCtccatcatcatcatcaccatcaccatcaTCGTCACGAAGAAAACGGCGGTGTGCCAAAGTTCGTTGAGCCACAGCCGAGAGCCTATGATCTACCGAAAATTACGGACGCGATGAAGACGTACCCAGAGAACTTGAAGTACCCCCATGACTCCAGCGCGGCGATGAAGCCGTCTTACACGTGTTTCCACAGCGATTACCACCCCCTCGAAGGTTACGCCGCCGCTCACAGCGACGGTGATCATCAGCCTCAAGGCGTTCCTCCAGGACACTCCTTTTACCCCTACGTAACAGCCGCGACCTCGATTGCGCAGCCCCCTTATTACATGGGCCCCCGATAA
- the LOC124297570 gene encoding transcription factor Sox-14-like isoform X3: MNAFMVWAQAARRKLSYQYPHLHNSELSKTLGKLWRILSDRDKQPFVEEAQRLRSAHKKQHPEYKYQPRRRKQKLAEQAGMVLAQCIVPTTTSFDSPTGSTGDCGYGRLLYHEAGKAYDLPTSYYAANPSRTYGDPSMVPSNLPPPVKFPQRPDHDKVYAEKQAYDGQTQPPKYELPKTHPDSKRQDLLHARYLHHHHHHHHHRHEENGGVPKFVEPQPRAYDLPKITDAMKTYPENLKYPHDSSAAMKPSYTCFHSDYHPLEGYAAAHSDGDHQPQGVPPGHSFYPYVTAATSIAQPPYYMGPR, encoded by the exons ATGAACGCTTTCATGGTGTGGGCTCAAGCAGCGAGAAGAAAGCTCTCCTATCAGTATCCGCATCTCCACAACTCGGAGCTGTCAAAGACCCTCGGAAAATTGTGGCG AATCTTGAGTGACAGAGACAAACAACCGTTCGTCGAAGAAGCGCAAAGACTACGAAGCGCTCACAAGAAACAGCATCCTGAGTACAAG TATCAGCCGAGGCGAAGAAAGCAAAAATTGGCCGAGCAGGCCGGCATGGTGCTTGCGCAATGCATCGTCCCAACCACAACGAGCTTCGACTCACCGACTGGATCGACGGGAGACTGCGGCTATGGACGGCTGTTGTATCACGAAGCCGGCAAGGCCTACGATCTACCGACGTCGTACTACGCGGCTAATCCGTCGAGGACATACGGAGATCCATCAATGGTGCCATCCAACCTACCGCCACCAGTAAAGTTCCCGCAGCGACCCGACCACGATAAGGTATACGCCGAGAAGCAAGCCTACGACGGTCAGACGCAGCCCCCAAAGTACGAACTACCAAAAACACACCCTGATTCCAAGCGTCAGGACCTGTTGCACGCTAGGTATCtccatcatcatcatcaccatcaccatcaTCGTCACGAAGAAAACGGCGGTGTGCCAAAGTTCGTTGAGCCACAGCCGAGAGCCTATGATCTACCGAAAATTACGGACGCGATGAAGACGTACCCAGAGAACTTGAAGTACCCCCATGACTCCAGCGCGGCGATGAAGCCGTCTTACACGTGTTTCCACAGCGATTACCACCCCCTCGAAGGTTACGCCGCCGCTCACAGCGACGGTGATCATCAGCCTCAAGGCGTTCCTCCAGGACACTCCTTTTACCCCTACGTAACAGCCGCGACCTCGATTGCGCAGCCCCCTTATTACATGGGCCCCCGATAA